The genomic DNA GCAGCGCGACTCGAACGCCACGCCCGTGCCGGCGGGTGGTCTTAGCTTGAGCCTCGAAGCCGACGCCGACCTACGCGACTTCGAGAACGTGCCGCTCAAGGAGGACGTGGAAGTTTACTTCGCGCGCGAGGTGAAGCCGCACGTGCCGGACGCGTGGATGGACCGGAGCAAGGACAAGGTTGGCTACGAGATCAACTTCAACCGGCATTTCTACGTGCTCACGCCGCCGCGATCGTTAGCGGAGATCGACGCGGACCTCAAGGTCGCCGAGGAAGAGGTACTGCGTTTGCTGCGTGAGGTGACAGCATGAAGTGGCCCCTCCTGCAGCTGAAGCACGTTGCGCGCTTCGGGTACGGCGACTCGCTGCCCACGGACGAAGTGCAGAGCGGGCTCGTCTCCGTCTTCGGCTCAAACGGCCCGTACGGGACTCTTGGCCGGGCAAACACTCTCGGCCCTGCGATAGTAGTTGGGCGAAAGGGGTCGTATGGCAAAGTGAACTGGTCCGACGAACCTTGTTTCGCATCGGATACGACCTTTTACATCGACGCGTCCACCACGCTGCATAGCCTCAGGTGGCTCTATTGGCTCCTCCAGACCTTGCGTCTCGACCAGGGGTCTGACGAAGCTGCTGTGCCTGGGCTGAATCGCGAAGAAGCCTACGCGCGTCGGGTTCCGTTGCCGCCACCCAACGCGCAAAAGACCATCGCGCGATTCCTTGATTTCGAAACCCACAAGCTCGACAGTCTGCTCGCCGCCAGCCAGCGCGTCCTCGACTTGCTCGCCGAGAAGCGCAAGGCCATCATCGCCACCGCCGTTACGCGCGGGCTCGACCCAAAGGTGAAGCTGCGCGACTCCGGCGTGCCGTGGCTGAGCGAGATTCCGGCACACTGGGAGATCGAACGCGCACGCTGGCTCTTCCGCGAGCGCGACGTCCGCTCGACGACCGGTGACGAGGAGATGCTCACCGTCTCGCACCTCACAGGTGTCACGCCGCGGTCCGAGAAGGAGGTCAACATGTTCGAGGCCGAGACGAACGAGGGCTACAAGCTCTGCGAGCCCGGCGACCTCGTGATTAACACGCTCTGGGCGTGGATGGGCGCGATGGGCACCGCTCCCGTGAAGGGCATCGTCAGCCCCGCCTACAACGTCTACGAACCCGGCCCGCGCCTCACGCCCGCCTATATCGATGCGCTCGTCCGCCTCCCGGCGTTCGCCCAGGAGGTGACGCGGTACTCGAAGGGCGTCTGGTCCTCGCGCCTTCGGCTCTACCCCGAGGGCTTCTTCGAGGTCTACCTGCCGGTTCCGCAGCAAGGGGAGCAGCGCGCCATCGTCGCACACATCGCGCGTGAGACCGCGAAGCTCGACGCGGTGCGCGCGGCGACTGAACGCACCATCGCGCTGCTCAAGGAGCGTCGTTCCGCGCTCATCGCCGCTGCCGTGACCGGCCAGCTCGACGTGGCGGCGGTCGATGGTGCATACGGAGGCGCCGATGCGTATTGATCTTCTGCGGGTGGAGAACTTCAAGGGCTTCTCACAACGCGAGCTCGCCTTCCATCCCGAGTTCAACCTCGTCATTGGCGAGAACGGCACCGGCAAGACATCCGTTCTCGATGCTCTGGCGGTGGCCGCGGGTAGCTGGTTCCTCGGCCTCCGCGGTTACGACAGCCGCCACATTCGCTCAGAGGACGTGAGGCTCAAGGGCAGCGAAGCGGAAGCGTCTGTTACGTGGGAGCAACAGTTCCCTTGCGTTGTCGAGGCTCAGGGTGTTGCGCTAGACCAAGTCCTTGCTTGGCGTCGCACTGTC from Gemmatimonas sp. UBA7669 includes the following:
- a CDS encoding restriction endonuclease subunit S, producing MKWPLLQLKHVARFGYGDSLPTDEVQSGLVSVFGSNGPYGTLGRANTLGPAIVVGRKGSYGKVNWSDEPCFASDTTFYIDASTTLHSLRWLYWLLQTLRLDQGSDEAAVPGLNREEAYARRVPLPPPNAQKTIARFLDFETHKLDSLLAASQRVLDLLAEKRKAIIATAVTRGLDPKVKLRDSGVPWLSEIPAHWEIERARWLFRERDVRSTTGDEEMLTVSHLTGVTPRSEKEVNMFEAETNEGYKLCEPGDLVINTLWAWMGAMGTAPVKGIVSPAYNVYEPGPRLTPAYIDALVRLPAFAQEVTRYSKGVWSSRLRLYPEGFFEVYLPVPQQGEQRAIVAHIARETAKLDAVRAATERTIALLKERRSALIAAAVTGQLDVAAVDGAYGGADAY